The stretch of DNA ATCCCATGCTCCTGCGCGGTATACCGGTCGTGCAATAACTGGTTCAACACCCCCGACTCGATCCAGCCGGATTCGATGACCGGGAGCCCTTCACTCGTAAATCCATGGCCGAGCAGGTCGGCATGGGCGGGCTGGTTCCACAGGGACAACCGGCGGTCGATGATCCGGCTGTGCAGTTTTCTGCTGAACGGGCTCGTCCCCTTGAAGAACGATTTCGCGTCCAACATCCAGATCATCCAGCTCAGCAACCCGGCGACGGCCGCCGGCTCCAGAATGACCGTGTACCGACCCGGCGGCAATTCCTGCGGTTCGTCCGCTCCTCGTTTGGCTTTGATGATGGCCGCCAGCGTGCGCTCCTGCACATGCAAACGATCGATGGATCGATGGGCCGCCGCCGACCAGCCGGTGGCTTCGCCCGCCTGCACCGTCAGACTGAAGCGAGCCTCGGTGCGTTCCTCGTAGGCCCGCAATCCCGTGTCAGCCGCCAGCCCCACGATCGTCGTGCCGGACGACACCGTTCCGGCCGCGTTCAGATTCTCCATCTTGCATTGGCCGATGGCCTCACGCGCATAGTCGAGCCGCCGCGCCGGTCCGGCTGCACACGTTTCGGGACGCGAGGTCGGCAGCGACAGATAGGTCTGTGGCCCGACGGGAGGCAGATATTCGGGATCTTCGGGAGAGATGCGGGCAATACACTCGGCCTGCTTGAGGGTTTCACGCACCGCGCCGGCGGTAAAATCCGTCGTGCTGGCCGTGCCATGTTGTCGCCCGAAGGCCACCGTAATCGACAACGTTCCGCGCCGCTGGTTCACATTCTGAATGACCTGATTGTTCGCGAAACGAGTCGTGCCGCCATGCACATCGCGCAACGACAGAAAGGTGTGGTCACCCGTCGAGTGACTCATCACCAGCTCAGCCAGGAACTCGAATTCCTGCCGGCCCGTCAACTTCGGCCACGATGGAGTGATCGACGCCGTCATGCGTTGACCTTCGCTTCTCCGGCAATGACATCCACGCGCCTGAACCGGGCATGGGACGCGGCATGAGTCATCCAGCCGGATTGACCCGGCTGGCCCTTGCCGCACGTAATAAATCCATATCGTCGTCGATGGCTGCGATCGGCCACACCGTCGCACCGCCCCCAAAACTCTGGAGTAATGCCGTGATAGATCACGTCCCGCACCATGTGCGTGCGGCGACCGTTTTCAATCAGCCAGAACGCATCGCCCCCGAACTGAAAATTGTACCGTCGTTGATCGATGCTGTAGGACCCGTGGCCCTCGATGTAGATGCCTCGCTTCACATCGGCCAAGAGTTCATCAAGCGTCGCGGTGCCCGGCTCCAACCCGATGTTCGCGATACGCACCATCGGCACGCTCCCCCAACTATCGGCCCGGTTCGATCCGCGTGAACGCTCCTCGTGGATACGCGGCGCGACCTCGCGGTTCGTGCAGTACCCGACGAAGAGCCCCTCCCGCACGATGTCCCACTTCTGGCAACTCACTCCATCGTCGTCATATCCCGTCGCCGCCAGCGTCTGCGGTTCGGTGTTGTCGGCCACTAGATTCACGTGAGACGAACCATAGCGGTAGGTACCGCGTTTATCCGGTGTCAGGAAACTCGTGCCGGCATAATTCGCCTCGTAGCCGAGCGCGCGATCCAACTCACTGGGATGTCCACAGGACTCATGCATGGTCAAGGACAGATGCTCCGGATCGAGCACCAGATCGTATCGCCCAGCCTCAATCACCGGCGCCTGCACCTTCTCCACCGCCTGTTCAGCGAGACGCGCCCCTTCACGGGCAAAGTCGGTATCGCGGATCAACTCATACCCCATGCGCAAATGCGGAGTATTGAACGACCGTGTCGCAAAACGTCCGTCCTGAACCGCCGTGGCGCTGCACTCGCCCTGCACCGCCAGCAGAGTAAACTCGAGATGAGAGCCTTCCGTGGAGGCGAACAGTTTGCGGTCACGTTGTGCCCAGAAACTGGCATGGCTTCTGGCGATGCCCGGATGTCGCTGAATCACATCCATCGTGTTCAACAGCAACGACGTTTGTTCTTCCAGGGGAACTGCGAATGGATCCAGCCGACAGGGAGTGACGATACGATCGCGATGCACAGGCTCAGGTGCCAGATGCACCTTCGTGATAGCGAGCGAGGCCGATCCTTTGGCGATTTCTATGGCGAGGTCCGCCACACGTGGGATTTCTTCGAGGGAAATGATGGAGCTGGCCGCAAATCCCCAGGCACCGCGATGCAACACCCGAATGCCGAACCCGCGATCGGTGCTCTCGCGAATGTGGGCGATGCGCCGGTCTTCACCGCTGATCGTTCGCGTCGTCGTATCGAGCAGACGGATGTCCGCATACTCGACCCCGGCCGCGCGGACACGGGACAACGCCAGCTCGGCCAACTCGTCCCACAGCGGTCCACTCATCGCAGCATCTCCCGTTGCGGAAGGAGGCTCAGGAAGTCTTGCGTAGTATACCAAGATCGAGGAGGCCGATTCCTGCCTTTTCATCAGCAGGCTGTTTCCCTAAGATACCCGCTGATGTTGTCACCCGGACTGACACCACGACGGCGGATCATTGAGCTGCTGACCGGTACCCTGTTGTCTTCTCACCAACTGGCGCAACTGCTCGGCATGCCGGAGCGCCAGGTGGAAGACCATTTAACGCATATCGTGAAAACCCTGTCTCGCGATCCCGCGCGGACATTCCTGCTCGAACCGTCGGAATGCCAGGATTGCACATACGCCTTCCGCGAACGGACCAGACTCACTCGTCCCAGCCGCTGCCCGCGCTGCCGTAGTGAAGCCATTACCTCCCCGCGATACGGTATCCGCGAGCACAATCCCACATAGTCCGAGCCAGACCGCCGGCTTGCAACTGCCGATGCCTTGAGCCAGACTACGCACATGCCTCAGCTCACGACACCGTTCTGCGACAAGTCATCCCGGAGGGTAACCGCATGAACAGAGCACCTGCGTGGATCATTCCGACTCTACTCCTGACCCTGTACGCCTGTGGTCCCGACCAGGCTGCGCAGCTGCTGGAGACGGCCCAGTTCGAAGAGCGCCAAACCAACAAAACCCACGCCAGGGAACTCTACGAAGAAATTCTCCGTCACTACCCCGACAGCCCCGCCGCCAAGATCGCCCGGACACGTCTGGCTGAACTCGACCCCAAACCATAACGACAGCCATGTATCCCCTTGTGTGTCCGCGTTCTGTTAATCCGGACTATTCATGAATGCCGGCGCGGAAACCAGGGGAAGAAGGCGTTGGTCGTGCGCCGGTACTCGGCATAGTCCTCCCCACGGCTCGTCATGCTCTGCGCTTCCGTCCAGGGAATGCCGGTCACCTTCAGCAAAGCCACGCCCATGGCTATCGGGCCAATCAGGGTTACGCCCCAGCCTCCCGTAGGAAGCGCCAGCGCCATCCACACATAACTCCACCAGTGCAGCCATTCGAAGAAGTAGTTGGGATGGCGCGAATAGCGCCATAGACCGATCCGGCACACACGATCTGCATTCCACAGCTTGCTGCGAAACGCAGCCAGCTGCCAATCGGCCACCGCTTCGCCCGTGACGGCTACAGCCCACCAGAGAAATCCGATCAGGTCCCAAAAATGAAACGGTGGATGGGGATTCTGCATGACGATGAGGGGAGGAAGCGAAAACATCGCGATGGCGGCGGCCTGGAGCTGGAAATACCAGAACAGGCGCGAGGACTCGTGCACGCCCCATCGACGGCGTAGCGCGCGGTATCGGCCGTCCTCTTGCTTGCGCCATACCCGGTCGATGAGTACATGGGTGCCGAGGCGGACGGCATAGAGGAAGATCATCAACGCCACCAGCAAGCGCCGGGCCGGTTCTCCCGCGACGGAGCCTGCGTACCACCACCCCACCAGTGCCAGCCCATAACACCAACCCACATCGGCGATGGACGCGTTACGTATGCGGCGCTCGATCAACCAGAGCAGGACCATCAAGGCTGCGGAAGCGGCCCAGACGGTGATGAGGAGGGATAGGGGATCTCTCGCTGTCATGCGATCAGCTACCGGACATGAACCGCATACGAACCAGACTCACCGCACAGATTCGCGCAATTGTACTATGACGGCCTGCCTCAGGACAGCGCCGCCCAGTCGAATGGCATTCGACTGCAGAGACAGGTAAGATTCACCAAGAGGACTGTGGCAAGTACCGTCGCATCACGTCGGAGGGACTGTTATGAACGTGGGGTTCATCGGAGCGCTGATCGTCGCGATAACTATGGTGGCTGCGGCACCGGCCCAATCCGGGGCCAGTGAGAATGCTGTGCAGAAAGCTGCTGACCCGGCAAAGGGGAAGACACTCTTCATCAAACACTGCGCCGGATGTCACGGAACTCAGGGCAAAGGGGATGGATACAAACTACTTGGGCCCGATCCGGCCAATCTCACGGCCCCGGCGACCAGAAAGAAATCCGACAGTGCCCTGCTGACAACCATCCACGAGGGCAAACCGAATATGCCGTCCTGGAAAGGTC from Nitrospira sp. encodes:
- a CDS encoding cytochrome c encodes the protein MNVGFIGALIVAITMVAAAPAQSGASENAVQKAADPAKGKTLFIKHCAGCHGTQGKGDGYKLLGPDPANLTAPATRKKSDSALLTTIHEGKPNMPSWKGLLSERDIQNVLAYIRTLPH
- a CDS encoding DUF1295 domain-containing protein; amino-acid sequence: MTARDPLSLLITVWAASAALMVLLWLIERRIRNASIADVGWCYGLALVGWWYAGSVAGEPARRLLVALMIFLYAVRLGTHVLIDRVWRKQEDGRYRALRRRWGVHESSRLFWYFQLQAAAIAMFSLPPLIVMQNPHPPFHFWDLIGFLWWAVAVTGEAVADWQLAAFRSKLWNADRVCRIGLWRYSRHPNYFFEWLHWWSYVWMALALPTGGWGVTLIGPIAMGVALLKVTGIPWTEAQSMTSRGEDYAEYRRTTNAFFPWFPRRHS
- a CDS encoding TldD/PmbA family protein encodes the protein MTASITPSWPKLTGRQEFEFLAELVMSHSTGDHTFLSLRDVHGGTTRFANNQVIQNVNQRRGTLSITVAFGRQHGTASTTDFTAGAVRETLKQAECIARISPEDPEYLPPVGPQTYLSLPTSRPETCAAGPARRLDYAREAIGQCKMENLNAAGTVSSGTTIVGLAADTGLRAYEERTEARFSLTVQAGEATGWSAAAHRSIDRLHVQERTLAAIIKAKRGADEPQELPPGRYTVILEPAAVAGLLSWMIWMLDAKSFFKGTSPFSRKLHSRIIDRRLSLWNQPAHADLLGHGFTSEGLPVIESGWIESGVLNQLLHDRYTAQEHGIDPLTTLESPYLSGERPVGTRVDDLIRTTQRGILVTNFWYIRPVNPSDLTLTGMTRDGTFLIENGEITSAIRNFRFHESPLRAFNQVDVYTAPVEAVTSETGKALVPAMRIHDFNFSSVTRF
- a CDS encoding TldD/PmbA family protein, with the protein product MSGPLWDELAELALSRVRAAGVEYADIRLLDTTTRTISGEDRRIAHIRESTDRGFGIRVLHRGAWGFAASSIISLEEIPRVADLAIEIAKGSASLAITKVHLAPEPVHRDRIVTPCRLDPFAVPLEEQTSLLLNTMDVIQRHPGIARSHASFWAQRDRKLFASTEGSHLEFTLLAVQGECSATAVQDGRFATRSFNTPHLRMGYELIRDTDFAREGARLAEQAVEKVQAPVIEAGRYDLVLDPEHLSLTMHESCGHPSELDRALGYEANYAGTSFLTPDKRGTYRYGSSHVNLVADNTEPQTLAATGYDDDGVSCQKWDIVREGLFVGYCTNREVAPRIHEERSRGSNRADSWGSVPMVRIANIGLEPGTATLDELLADVKRGIYIEGHGSYSIDQRRYNFQFGGDAFWLIENGRRTHMVRDVIYHGITPEFWGRCDGVADRSHRRRYGFITCGKGQPGQSGWMTHAASHARFRRVDVIAGEAKVNA